A single window of Carassius auratus strain Wakin chromosome 9, ASM336829v1, whole genome shotgun sequence DNA harbors:
- the LOC113108931 gene encoding uncharacterized protein LOC113108931 isoform X1 — MVNNKTVMVVVLLSIFVAGNQTKGYQDTASRQNKDAIKQLTDFKEQTFIPGSSVTLQCGNVTDIKWNELIYIVWNISLQGRKCWLGLAPELDDTCKDGKRLLNTSDGVYLVIPKISREDEGFYSCDLSYIAGSYAVNVSVSVPQLSTQLDSDINQRIAVCRANYTQKTAPTLHWEPALNFSSNVSSVEKHGRFFTVESRVYLLDNVTISELSCVATYSSESGSVQHKSTLHLNQRITFCLRMK, encoded by the exons GATATCAAGACACTGCATCTCGACAGAATAAAGACGCGATTAAACAGCTGACAG ATTTCAAAGAGCAGACCTTTATTCCAGGCAGCAGTGTGACTTTACAGTGTGGTAATGTCACTGATATCAAGTGGAATGAACTTATTTATATTGTGTGGAACATCAGCCTGCAAGGAAGAAAATGTTGGCTTGGTTTGGCACCCGAGCTGGACGACACATGTAAAGATGGAAAGAGGCTGTTAAACACCTCAGATGGAGTTTATTTAGTCATTCCCAAGATTTCAAGAGAAGATGAAGGATTTTATTCTTGTGATCTTTCATATATAGCAGGAAGCTATGCTGTAAATGTGTCTGTGAGCG ttccccAACTTTCCACCCAGCTGGACAGTGACATCAATCAAAGGATTGCTGTCTGTCGGGCCAACTACACACAAAAGACAGCACCCACTCTTCACTGGGAACCTGCCCTGAACTTTTCCTCCAATGTCAGCTCTGTCGAGAAGCATGGCAGGTTTTTTACTGTGGAGAGTCGAGTATATCTGCTGGACAATGTCACCATCAGTGAGCTCAGCTGTGTGGCCACATACTCCTCCGAGTCCGGCTCGGTTCAGCACAAGAGCACACTTCATCTTAATCAAA GAATAACTTTTTGTCTCAGAATGAAGTAA
- the LOC113108931 gene encoding uncharacterized protein LOC113108931 isoform X2, whose protein sequence is MVNNKTVMVVVLLSIFVAGNQTKDFKEQTFIPGSSVTLQCGNVTDIKWNELIYIVWNISLQGRKCWLGLAPELDDTCKDGKRLLNTSDGVYLVIPKISREDEGFYSCDLSYIAGSYAVNVSVSVPQLSTQLDSDINQRIAVCRANYTQKTAPTLHWEPALNFSSNVSSVEKHGRFFTVESRVYLLDNVTISELSCVATYSSESGSVQHKSTLHLNQRITFCLRMK, encoded by the exons ATTTCAAAGAGCAGACCTTTATTCCAGGCAGCAGTGTGACTTTACAGTGTGGTAATGTCACTGATATCAAGTGGAATGAACTTATTTATATTGTGTGGAACATCAGCCTGCAAGGAAGAAAATGTTGGCTTGGTTTGGCACCCGAGCTGGACGACACATGTAAAGATGGAAAGAGGCTGTTAAACACCTCAGATGGAGTTTATTTAGTCATTCCCAAGATTTCAAGAGAAGATGAAGGATTTTATTCTTGTGATCTTTCATATATAGCAGGAAGCTATGCTGTAAATGTGTCTGTGAGCG ttccccAACTTTCCACCCAGCTGGACAGTGACATCAATCAAAGGATTGCTGTCTGTCGGGCCAACTACACACAAAAGACAGCACCCACTCTTCACTGGGAACCTGCCCTGAACTTTTCCTCCAATGTCAGCTCTGTCGAGAAGCATGGCAGGTTTTTTACTGTGGAGAGTCGAGTATATCTGCTGGACAATGTCACCATCAGTGAGCTCAGCTGTGTGGCCACATACTCCTCCGAGTCCGGCTCGGTTCAGCACAAGAGCACACTTCATCTTAATCAAA GAATAACTTTTTGTCTCAGAATGAAGTAA